The following are encoded in a window of Oncorhynchus mykiss isolate Arlee chromosome 11, USDA_OmykA_1.1, whole genome shotgun sequence genomic DNA:
- the LOC110535084 gene encoding leucyl-cystinyl aminopeptidase, whose translation MEDPFDSERASLPRNMIENSMFEEEPDVVDLDKDSTAFPALEPDEVVYEPRSSRLLVRGLGENDLDDEEEDYESSARLLGMSFMNRSSTHNPSSSPYNRQAPPRSCSCSSARMLVVGVFILVLVASMAMALYFLPGCTFTKAGCGKANSSTPMEPSYPNSTNGELFPWNELRLPASVRPVNYDLSLTPNLTSMTFTGRTVINMTILHDTKRIVLHSSELNITKATFQVGEDKSVEVKVLEYKPWQQIAVSFPEDLKVGQVCVLTLDYAANLSHTYDGFYNSSYNDKTGAKRVLAATQFEPQAARKAFPCFDEPAFKATFLVRITREPGYITLSNMPQAKTTTLPSGLLEDEFEQTGVNMSTYLVAFIVANFTSITRNVSNTLVSVYSVPEKKEHTHYALDTASTLLHFYNTFFHIDYPLRKLDLVAIPDFLAGAMENWGLITFRETSLLVGNQSSPLDKQLIANVVAHELAHQWFGNLVTMRWWNDLWLNEGFATYWQYTSLMTEFPQLDLDNVFLGVRFKAMAKDCLNSSHPVSVSSQVTTPEQVSEMFDSVTYEKGASLLLMLKTTLPDGQFRKGLIKYLDNYRGSNTVTEDLWNSLTQAQVLPQQESVSDMMRTWTLQNGFPLVTVSRMGGHVTLTQEHFLLSADNATHTSNLWHIPVTYVNDSCSSAPSCRQIFTLRNKTATLNVSDSVKWLKFNYMNTGFYIVHYGDEGWATLIDALKTDINTLTPHDRASLIHNIFALSRLGRVSFRQVLNLLDYATSETETAPLTEALSQLSSVYRLLDKRQEQRLVARMKVYIWGHFGQLMDSQDWGEEESVSRQELRSVLLEMACSLGRQNCTDQATALYDQWTNSNQTKQIPGDLQRVVFSTAAQSDLRWLSLMEAYSSTTYDSEKRKILQALASTQDPQSIVWILSTGLEGGIIQTQELPLVISTMSDGFAGHLLVWEFVKENWDRIIEKFPVGSYPIQSIIKSTTSQFSTQTHLEEVQRFFSSLKERGSQMRSVQEALETIRLNQLWMDRNLPTLRIWL comes from the exons ATGGAGGACCCATTTGACAGTG AGCGAGCGTCCCTGCCCAGGAACATGATAGAGAACAGTATGTTTGAGGAGGAACCTGACGTGGTGGACCTGGATAAAGACTCTACAGCCTTCCCG GCGTTGGAACCAGATGAGGTGGTGTACGAGCCCCGTAGCTCCCGTCTGCTGGTGCGAGGTCTGGGAGAGAACGACCTGGACGATGAGGAGGAGGACTATGAGTCGTCAGCCCGCCTACTGGGCATGTCATTCATGAACAGAAGCTCCACCCACAATCCTAGCTCCTCCCCTTACAACAGACAGGCTCCACCCAG GTCATGTTCCTGCTCCTCGGCTCGTATGCTGGTGGTGGGCGTGTTCATCTTGGTACTGGTCGCGTCCATGGCGATGGCTCTCTACTTCCTGCCTGGCTGTACCTTCACtaag GCTGGCTGTGGTAAGGCTAACTCCTCCACTCCTATGGAGCCATCCTATCCTAACAGCACCAATGGGGAGCTGTTTCCCTGGAATGAGCTCCGACTCCCAGCCAGTGTACGGCCTGTGAACTATGACCTCTCCTTGACCCCTAACCTGACTTCCATGACCTTCACTGGCCGCACTGTCATCAACATGACAATACTACACGACACCAAGCGCATAGTTCTGCACAGCTCTGAACTCAATATCACCAAGGCAACCTTCCAG GTTGGAGAGGATAAGAGTGTTGAGGTGAAGGTGTTGGAGTATAAACCATGGCAGCAGATAGCTGTCAGCTTCCCAGAGGATCTGAAGGtaggccaggtgtgtgtgttaacgTTGGACTACGCAGCCAACCTCTCACACACCTATGACGGCTTCTACAACAGCTCCTACAACGACAAGACTGGAGCCAAGAG GGTCCTAGCTGCCACCCAGTTTGAGCCCCAGGCAGCCAGGAAGGCCTTCCCCTGTTTTGACGAGCCGGCTTTTAAAGCCACTTTCCTGGTCAGGATCACAAGGGAGCCTGGATACATCACTCTGTCCAACATGCCccag GCTAAGACGACTACATTACCCAGCGGCCTATTGGAGGATGAGTTTGAGCAGACTGGCGTTAATATGAGCACCTACCTGGTGGCCTTCATCGTAGCCAACTTCACCAGCATTACTAGAAACGTCTCCAATACACTG gtgtCAGTGTACTCTGTGCCAGAGAagaaggaacacacacactatgctCTGGACACAGCCTCCACACTGCTGCACTTCTACAACACCTTCTTTCACATCGACTACCCTCTGAGGAAACTAG acCTGGTTGCTATCCCAGACTTTCTGGCGGGGGCGATGGAGAACTGGGGTCTGATCACCTttagagagaccagcctgctgGTGGGAAACCAGTCCTCTCCTCTCGACAAACAACTCATCGCTAACGTCGTAGCCCACGAGCTCGCTCaccag TGGTTTGGGAACCTGGTGACGATGCGTTGGTGGAATGACCTGTGGCTGAACGAAGGCTTCGCCACCTACTGGCAGTACACGTCCCTAATGACAGAGTTCCCACAGCTGGACCTA GACAATGTGTTCCTGGGGGTGCGCTTTAAGGCCATGGCCAAAGATTGTTTAAATTCCTCCCACCCAGTGTCAGTGTCGTCCCAGGTGACCACACCTGAGCAGGTGTCTGAGATGTTTGACTCTGTCACCTATGAGAAG GGTGCTTCCCTCCTGCTGATGTTGAAAACCACTCTGCCAGATGGTCAGTTCAGGAAAGGACTCATAAAATACCTGGATAACTACAGAGGATCTAACACTGTTACTGAAGATCTCTGGAACAGTCTCACCCAG GCCCAGGTGCTTCCCCAGCAGGAGAGTGTGTCAGACATGATGAGAACATGGACGCTGCAAAACGGCTTCCCATTAGTCACCGTCAGCCGCATGGGTGGTCACGTGACGCTCACGCAGGAACACTTCCTGCTCTCCGCAGACAACGCCACACACACCTCTAA CCTGTGGCATATCCCCGTGACGTATGTGAATGACAGCTGTAGCTCTGCCCCTTCCTGCAGACAGATCTTCACGCTGAGAAATAAGACAG CGACTCTGAATGTGTCGGACAGTGTGAAGTGGCTGAAGTTCAACTACATGAACACGGGCTTCTATATAGTTCACTATGGAGACGAGGGCTGGGCCACTCTCATAGATGCTCTTAAGACTGATATCAACACACTCACACCCCACGACCGCGCTTCACTCATACACAACATCTTTGCCCTGtccag ACTGGGTCGTGTGTCCTTCCGTCAAGTTTTAAATCTGTTGGACTATGCCACCAGTGAGACTGAGACTGCTCCTCTGACAGAGGCCCTGTCACAGCTCAGCTCTGTCTACAGACTACTGGACAAGAGACAGGAGCAAAGACTGGTGGCCCGCATGAAG GTGTACATTTGGGGTCATTTTGGCCAGCTGATGGACAGTCAggactggggagaggaggagagtgtgtCCAGACAGGAGCTGAGGTCAGTCCTGCTAGAGATGGCCTGTAGTCTGGGACGGCAGAACTGTACTGACCAGGCCACGGCCCTCTACGACCAGTGGACCAACTCCAACCAAACCAAACA GATCCCAGGTGATTTGCAGCGAGTGGTGTTCTCTACAGCGGCCCAGTCTGACCTCAGATGGCTTTCTCTCATGGAGGCATACAGTTCCACCACATATGACTCTGAGAAACGCAAGATACTGCAGGCCCTGGCCTCCACACAGGACCCACAAAGCATCGTATG GATTCTGAGCACGGGGCTCGAGGGAGGGATTATCCAGACCCAGGAGCTGCCATTGGTCATCAGCACCATGAGTGACGGCTTCGCTGGCCACTTGCTCGTCTGGGAATTTGTCAAAGAGAACTGGGACAGGATCATAGAGAA ATTCCCAGTGGGGTCCTATCCCATCCAAAGCATAATCAAGTCCACCACCTCCCAGTTCTCCACTCAGACACACCTGGAGGAG gtccaGCGTTTCTTCTCCAGTCTGAAGGAGCGGGGGTCTCAGATGCGTAGCGTCCAGGAGGCTTTAGAGACCATCAGACTGAACCAGCTCTGGATGGACAGGAACCTCCCAACACTCAGAATATGGCTCTAA